Genomic DNA from Corylus avellana chromosome ca4, CavTom2PMs-1.0:
TCGCAGATAGGGTCAAAAAGATGGTTTGGAAATGGTGACTTTTAGGTTCTTTCTATGGGGTTTTTATTAGGCCAGCCACTTAGAGATCAGGGAGGTTCACaagattagggtttagggtagATATGTATGAGGGAAGAGATGGGATCCAAGGGAATGCTCTTGCCCATTTGACATAAGCCCAACAAGCATGCCCAGCTAGTTACGACGTCATTACTTCAACTATAAGTCCATTGAGACAGGGGGACCCAGGCCCAACCTACCCCCAATCCCCACGTGATTCACAATATCCCGAAAAACGACGTCAGTTTTGCGTAAAGGCAATTATTTGCTTCCAGTAGAAAGTAACCACAAACCCCAAGGCCAAGGCTGCATCTGAATCTCCGATGGGTGTCACCGGCCAAATCATCGACGGAGATTCCGAGTCCACCCTCCTCCTCTCGGCCCCCACTACAACCACGTCCGCCGCCGCCACACCCGATAACAAACTCCCAAAAGACACATTCCACTTTGCCTACATAATCTACTTCACGCTGGGCTGTGGGTACCTCCTTCCATGGAACGCCTTCATCACGGCCGTCGATTACTTCGACTACCTCTACCCGGAAGTCAGCGTGGACCGTATATTCGCCGTCGTTTACATGGTGGTGGGCCTCGTCTGTCTCCTCCTCATCATCCTTTACTCCCGCAAGTCCCACTCCTTCGTCCGCATCAACGTCGGCCTCGCCCTCTTCATCCTCGCCCTCCTCGTTGTCCCCGTCATGGACCTCGTCTACATCAAGGGCCAAGTCGGCTTGTATAACGGCTTCTACGTCACCGTCGCGGTCATGGCTCTCTGTGGCCTCGCTGACGCGTTGGTCCAGGGTGGTGTCATCGGGGCCGCCGGTGAGCTCCCCGAGCGCTACATGCAGGCCGTTGTTGCTGGCACCGCCGCTTCAGGTGATCATTCAACTCTTTCTATTAGTTTTGATTTTCAGTTCGTTATTGGAAGCTGATCGAAATggttttttgtgtttaaattggGGCTTTCagatcctttttcttttcttaatttgagGTTTCTGTGTTTAAATTCCCTAATTTTGTGTATACTCGGAGTGAGAAAACACTATCCGgttaatagaaaatgataaaatttaatcgtttaattgATATTCTAAACACCTAATGTACAAATTCATACAATTTCTCAAATTGTTGACCGCAGGGGTCCTGATTTCTCTTCTACGGATCATAACGAAGGCCATGTACCCACAGGACGCCAATGGCCTGAGAAGCAGCGCAAACCTGTATTTCGGTGTTGGTATCGTGGTTATGGCTGTATGCATTGTGTTTCATAATGTAGCACACAGGCTTCCGGTTATAAAGTACTACAACGAATTGAAAGCTCAGGCTGTAAacgaggagaaagaagagaaaggtCCCCTCACGGGGCCTGTTTGGAGAGCAACCTTGTGGGGTATCGTAGGAAGAGTGAAGTGGTATGCACTTGGCATTGTCCTCATCTATATTGTGACTCTCTCAATATTTCCCGGGTATATCACAGAGGATGTGCACTCGGAGATTCTCAAGGACTGGTACTCGATCCTCCTAATCACCGGCTACAACGTGTTTGATCTGGTCGGAAAGTCTCTGACTGCAGCGTATCTCCTTCAAAATGAAAAGGTTGCCATTGGTGGCTGCGCTGTAAGATTGCTGTTCTTTCCTCTCTTCTATGGGTGCTTGCATGGTCCCGCATTCTTTCGAACGGAGATTCCAGTGACAATCCTGACTTGCCTTTTGGGGCTTACCAATGGCTACTTGACTAGCGTGTTGATGATTTTGGCTCCCAAAGTTGTCCAATTACAACATGCAGAGACTGCAGGGATTGTGTTGGTGTTGTTCTTAGTTTTTGGTCTGGCTATTGGTTCAGTTGTATCTTGGTTTTGGGTCATCTGattttgaagcaatttgtaTGACAAAGGGGGTTGGAATGAGTTCCTCTGGTGTTCACATTCTGTAAAGCCTTGTAAACTTAATTGTTAATGATAGTTTTTCCACCATTCATATGGGTTATTTTCACTGTTTCCTCGGCTTGTTTCGAGATATCAATTACCTGTTTTAATTAGTCTTGAATGTGGTAtagtcatttttgtttttgagccCATAATGGTTGAGTTATTTTGTAGACACTGGAGAAAGTCCGTACTCTTATCATTATGACAAAATTGTGAATTTTAGTGTAGAAGTTCTAATATCCTTTATACACACAAAACAGGGTTCCATTTTGCATTTAGGGCATCAACCGGGAATACATCAAGCAAGAATGGAAAGTTCATCTTCAAATGATAGACGATACAGGTATGTATAATGTATTATCTTCTCATACTTGATTCAGAAGAGCAGAAGCAGAACATTTTCGTTTAAATCTAGCTTAAGTATGACCTCAAAGGCTTTTAATGCCATTAAATATGAGATCAGCCGACAGCCAGTTCTGTCATCTTAACTAACCTATCACCTCTATGCCTTCTTCAGTTAAGAGGTTGACTACATTAGATATAAATGTTGTTGGAGTTACAAGCAGTGAAGCTGCTTCATTTCCTAAGCtttttttaattgggttttCATTGAATCTGTATATAATCTTGAATTGACTTAATTAAGAAAGTTTTACTCTCaaaccaaacttttttttttttttttttaactgcaaAATTTAAAGGCCAAATGGACTCTAAAACCGTTCCTTCTCCACCTTCATGAGATGGATTCATGTTCACTGCTATCACGAGGTGGTGGTTAGCAATCAATCAGCGGATAATTATCTGAAAGCAAATATTTTGTGCCGCGTGATATTCTCTGTGAGATAATGCGATCCGTTGCAATGAGCGCACGTACGAAGTCACATTCTGGTGTCTGTAGTTGTCCACCATCatattattctctctctctctctctctttctctctctctctcgctggCCTGGAGCCGCCTGGAGCGAGCAGATTCtctcttcattaaaaaaaaataataataaataaataactatttctttaaacgcagCTGACACgtatttagagagagaaagagagaggcgTGTTTGCTTTGAGACACGGATTCATTGCCATTGAAGTCCAAGTTAAGTGAACCATCCCAAACTGGAAAGTGACACTGCCAGGGCAACCacccacaaaacaaacaaagcaaattCCCCAAAGGCCCTGACCCAACCGTCGTAAAAACGGCGTCGTTACCTAGACATCCAAAGCCCAATTCCGTCTTTTCGTAGTGACGCGACGCCCAAGACCCCCTTCTCGGGCCATTTTGGCATTATCGTCGTCTAACTACTCTCGCAGCTCAGTCCGTGAAACCACTCTCTCACTTGCTCGCTCACAACCTTCTCCAATCTCCAAACCTTTTTCGCCGAAACGTTTGGTCTTGACCGACACTAAAATGCACCGGAGAACAGAGAACCAAACCCGGCGCTGCTGTGGCTCAGAATGATCTGTCAACGATGGAGCTAAACGAATCTCAGGCGAAGCCACCCGAGGAGCCGAGCCGAACCATGCCCTTCCACATCGACCTCAACGAGCCACCTCTCTCCGCCGGAGACCTTTCTCCGGCGCCTCCAAGCCCTGTTAAATCTGCTGGAGCCAGCAGAGGCCGCGCCGTTCTCCTCGACATCAATGCGGCGCCGCCGAGCGAGGCCGAGGGCGATGAATGTGTCCAGTCGATGAGTTCTGGGTATGGAATTTCTTGAGACTTCTCTGagttcaagtttttatttttattttatatatattttttttaaagcttggCATTTCGCTCTGAGCTGCTTTACTAGTTCGTTTGTGATAGAGATAGAGGCATACACATTatgctttgtttggttgctgagaaagtgCGGGCAAATGATAGAAATTTAACTTTGGTACATTTTGCTCAACTTGCGGGACGCCAGAGAAGAAAAATTCTCCAATAAAccttattttgtttaatttctcgTTGGGGATATAGTGAAGTAGTTAACACATTTAGCATGACCTCGCGTCGCTTTACGTAGCTCAATTCAGCTAAGCAGGAGCTCATCGTCATAATCCATACGTAAGAGAACCTAAAAATGTTACTTTTGGCTTAGCTGAGGTGATTTTTTTATATCTGTATATATTCTATGAGAATTCAAGAGCAACGAAAGAACATGAATTTCGAAATCCttgatttccttttcttctctctcttgtctctctctttattttttcttttttttcctaagcaaccaGACAAGGGGTTGTTGATCCTGTTGCTACTTAGTACTTTGTATGCTAGGCTCGAATTTTAGCATTAGCTGATTTTATTGCTAGGTTTTGTGAGAAAGGCCACTTTAGATTAGCATGCATTACACCTAGCGAATTTACTGGATGGCAGAGTCAGAGCGGCCTAGTTGCTCAAATTATTACCTTCGCATGTCTTATTTGATGTATAATGTAGTGCtctagaaaaaaatattagacaCGTGCTGATGAAAGTTAAAGAGTTTTGTGAAAATTAAACAGGTTGATTGTGAATAGCCATCCTTCAACTTCGTTCTTAGTACAATATAATTGTAATTCACTAGTTATTCCGCATGCTCGCCAAATCTGAAAAAACTTGGGACATTTCTGATATAGTGGTTGACCTCTGGTGGAAATGACTTCTCATGAACATGATCATATACTGTGGGAAGCatacaaaatcaaaagaaatgcCTTTGGCATGGGCTTTTGACTGCTGATCCAATCTTAATGCTTGGAATGCCGCATTTAGTTAGCCTTTTCTGACTTGCTTGTTTGCTGCAATAGGATTTTATGTTGCTGGTTAATACATAGTGTATATATTTTCTACGTAGtctttatttaaagaaaaaaaacatccAAGTCCTTAAATGATTGATGGGTTGCATGTCTTGTGGTTTGTAGAATGCACGTAGTGCGTGATACTTCTTTTATTGGAAACCCATTAAATGAATTTGATCTTCTGAAGACATATGGCAGTGTGAGACACATTGTTAGATCAGATTTTAAAGATTCAGTGCGGCAGAGACTGAATTTTGCTGGAAATTTTACTGAAACAGATCTAGGCTCCAAACTAAAAGGGAGGCTTTGGGCTAGCAGTGCTACACCCCATAAGATACCATTCCAGAATCCAAGCAAGGTATATATGCAAGAGCTGAGAGAATTTATCGCTGAAAATCATGGCATACTGGGAGATGGTTGGTATGTGGAATTTAACCATTGTCAGAATGGAAACAAAATCTTTCCAGTTTACTGTTCCCCGGATGGAAAAAAGTTCTGTTCAATGTTTGATGTTGCCTGTCATCTTGGGTTGGTGGTAGACTTCCATTCCATAGAATCTGAGGGCACAAGTGATAGATTTGCTTTTGTGAGGAAAAGATTGCATTTATGTAGGAGAAGAGAGTCTTTATATTCTAGAGCGAAGAATTCCAGAAAATGTCAAGAAACTTTGAGAAGTTCTTGTGGAGATTTCTCATTAGGCATTGGGACTGACATTACTCAGGCCTGCAAATTGGAGAGTAATGTGAGAACTACACAAGCTATGCCAGAGGATAATGGGGGCTATAGCCTCAAGCAACTTCAGGTAATTCTAGACCAATTTATCTTTTCACTGCAGgaaacattattttcttttgttctttctaatTCATGTTTGTATTTATCATTGTGTTAGAATTATGATGCTTATATTGGTAATTTTATGGTTTCTTTAACATTCTCTCCGATGCCATTTTAGGGTGAGTTTCCAATTCAGTTTGAAGACTTCTGTATTCTTTCCATGGGGGAGGTTGATCCACGACCCACATATCATAATACTAGCCAGATCTGGCCAATAGGCTATAGATCAAGTTGGCATGATAGGATTACCGGGTCTCTTTTTGTATGTGATGTCTTGGATGGTGGTGAATCTGGTCCAGTTTTCAAGGTTCAAAGATTTTCGTGCTCCATGCAGCCTATCCCTATTGGATCAACAGTCATCTACAGGCAAAGCTTTGACTCAAATAATACTAGAAGTGATGATTCATCCGCTTTTGGTGCAATTGATGATGAGGATACAGATATTCAGATGATATTTTTGGATCATTGTCCTCCACGACTCGATCACAATATGTTATCAGAATCTGGgaaaaattcaaatgaagttTTCAATTTTCAGACTATGAATAATTTGCAATCTGAGTCAAATTGCCTTACACAAAGTCCTAGGAAATGTACAGTTGACAACTCTGAGGTGATAGATAATATTGGTGAATTCTTAGTAGAAGGGAGATCATCAATTTCAGTATGGAGAAGGGTATCTCAAATTCTAGCAGATGCTTGCCGCAATGTGTACAAGCAGACTGGTTTATGTAAGTTTCAGTGCAAGGATGCCTTCCATGGAATGTGGTCATCATGCTTGCTCTCTGATAGCATAGAAGCATCTGATTCATTAGCAAAGTTCTGCCATCTCTCTGGCCCTAGGAACATCCGATGTTGTATTCAAAGTGATAATGAGCTTATTACTACTTGCGAAGCACTGGTGAAATGGTTGGACCAAGACAGATTTGGACTAGATACTGAATTTGTGCAAGAAATTGTAGAAAAGCTTCCTGGGGTAGATGCCTGTTCAGAATATAAGTCCCTGAATGAAAGAGGTGACATTTCAAAATCACACACTGTTGGAAGTGGATTTCTTCTGGTCAAAAGGAAGAATGGCATACAGGGTGAGAAAAAAGCAGATTGTTTTCTCAAAGGTTGTAAAAGTTCTTGGAAGCAGGTAGTTGAAAAATCTGTCATGAAAGATTGCTGTCCTCCTGGCAAGCCAGTTAGCTTAAAGCTTCCTGCAGATTCAATTGGTGATGTTCTTCAGGTATAGGCTATCGCTTTTGTTAAGTATCATGaaacttaaataaaattaatggaGTGTTATTGTTTTAGGTTTGTATATTTACTGTATTCTGTTCCACTTGTTTAGTCTTGGGAGTTACTATGCCGTTTTTCTGAAGTTTTGGAGCTGGAGGAACCTTTATCATTCAACGAACTTGAAGGGGAACTTGTAAATGGCTATTCATTTGTTAGTAGGAGAGCTTTGACAAAGGTCCACTGCTCACTGCTAAAAGTGCTTCTAGGTGAACTGCAGTCCAAGGTTGCAGCATTTGTAGATCCTAATTCTGATGTTGCAGAATCCAAGCTTAGACggggaagaaagaaagatgcaGAAAACTTGATTTCTGATAAGAAAACCATGCTTGACATGCTCCCAATTAATGAGCTTACATGGCTGGAACTAGCTCGGAGGTACATTTTAACTGTTTTATTCATGGATGGTAACCTTGAGTCTTCAGGGATCATTGGCCATGAGAGTTACAAAGTGTTGCAGTGTTTGCGAGGTGATGGTGGGTTACTCGGTGGTTCAATTGCGGGTGTGGCTGGAAGAGAACCACATGCACTGGTAAGATTTGCCCTTTATTCTGTAAtctatttgcaatatttttttcatttcttgatTTTCAAAAGATAATGTCTTTAAACATAAGAAAAGgcaattcaataaaattttcatgcTTATTTTCTCTAATATTTTAAATGCAATCCCATCACTTAAATACCTAGTCCTGTAATTTGTTACAATAATATTCAGTTTTTAAGATTGTGGATAAGTAACCTGCCTTATAAGCCTGGTGGAATAGTTAAAATCCAACCATAAAGGTATTAGCTGTAAAATTGCAATTGTGAATTTGAAAATGAAGATGAGCTTTGATTAGCTTGCACTTACATGACTAAATGTGCATGATAACCATTGAAGTTAGTTACTTATATGGTTTGTTTTGACATTTGTTCTTTCTTTACTTTCTTTCTCCTTACATTAACCTCATaatctcttttcctttctttcataTCGTTTTTAGTACATTCAATGTCCGTATGTCTTCTTGCAATTTGGTAAAATCTGGGTTCAGTCTTGGTTTCAGGTTCATGATCctatatttactttatattgtATAAGATGCTTATTCGATAATGATGCCCTAATTGTTGTGATTCTCAGCTGCTTGCAGAGGCTAAAAAGCAAATCTTTGGTTCAGCGGAGAATGTGGATGATGGTTTAAGTGTTGAACACAACAAATCTGATGCAAGTGGTGGTTGCAAAACACCTAAGTTGAATAATGGTGAAATTCTTGAGTGGGCACAAGCGCTGGAACCAGTTAGAAAGCTACCCACTAATGTTGGAGCTAGAATTAGAAAGTGTGTTTATAATGCTTTGGAGAAAAACCCGCCAGAATGGGCAAAGAAGTTACTGGAGCATTCAATATGTAAGGAAGTCTACAAGGGAAATGCTTCAGGGCCTACCAAGGTGCTTACTACCcatatatttttatgagaaaattttggaacaTGTTATCTAGAAATTTTATCTAATAAATTAAGATGAAGAGTTTATGTTTCCATTGTGTCCAGCACAACTACTTTCTGCGTATGCCATATAGTAAGACAAGTtggtcaaaattttcaaatctgGTTGGTCAATGTGGCAACATTGAATTCACTAAGCTACAGCTATAGGAATGATAAGATGTTGCCTTATTAGCAGGATCATGGATTTCTCTTTACAAAATGTCTTATCGCTTCTTCTAGTGGCATCTTCCCCTGTAACTTTGGTTGCGGTAGACTATAAATCAGCTCCCCATGTTATATGTTAGTCATATTGACATTGGTACCTCCAATAATTCACTGCATTTTAAGAATTTCTTGTTCTCATTAACTGTCAAGGTACATCTCATTGTTAAGCTAAAGTCATTTATTAGAAACCTTATGCCACACTTGATTACAGAGAGCTGTACTCTCGTTACTCGCTGAGGTGTACGGTGAAAACCTGCGGCAGAAACCTAGTAGAAAGAGGAAAAGCAAATGTGTTAACACTTTATCCGATGCGATTATGAAACAATGCCGGAAGGTGCTTCGCCTTGCTGCCACTGcagataaaaaaatggttttttctAGTTTGCTAGCAGGATCACTTAATACTTCTGATAACGATGATGGGGGGCTTCTTCAATCTCCTTCAATGTTATCACGTCCTTTAGACTTCGGAACTATTGATATGAAATTGACTTCTGGGGTTTATGGTGGATCACATGATGCCTTCCTTGCGGACATACGAGAGGTTTGCTCTCTAACGCTaaatttgttttgctttttgatctacaatatttttattcttttattttttatttttatttcctgCTATTGTGTAATCCTTTCCCTATATGCTTATATGTCAGCAAAATgctgttgttattttttaagtaatgcaaattcattaaaagttAGTACATaagaatggtgttgtatgtgtaagaagaatgggGAGTCCATTGACCACCTTTTACTTCACTGCGAAGTCGCACGAGAATGGATTTACGTTCTTTCTCTGTTTGGGGTAGAGTGGGTTATGCCGAGACGGGTGTTGGATTTGTTGACTACCTGGGGCACTGTGCTCGGAGGTGGTTCTGCTAATTGCAGAAGCTTCTGCttaacacaatatatatatatggatagtGCATGTTTTTACTTATGCAGATTTTCTGAATTCacgttcttctttttctttctattatgGGTTCTCTTTTATACTccatgtgtactagggttgcgctcctctgcactttattaatgatatgaaattatttatcaaacaaaaaaaaaaatgacataggTTTTGAGGATCAAGAGAGAACATTGAAGGAGATTAAGTCCTTAATCTTTTTAACTTTGTATCATTGGACAGCTGCTTATCATTCTCCTTTgacaattagttatagtgattttcttgttctttttgcttcttctagTTAGGTGCTTCCTTTTACATACTTCTTATGTACTTAGGGACGCCTTATACTTTATGtgtcgattacttataaaaaataaaataaaaaatattccaTTTTCTCATACGAAATACTTTTTACTTTCCAAGCTCTGCCCCTGGCACTTGAGCACCACCACAACATgaagtaagtttttttttttttttatccttgaATCAGAAATTGATTaggttaatattttattggCCAACATCTTCAATCCTCCTCCCATCACAGAAAAAACACCACAACACATGAGGcaattctttattcttttttctttttttttcccccttttggAGAGAGGGAAAGATCACAATCACatgaacaagtttttttttattctttttatcagAAACTTATTTGGTTGGTTTCTTGTTGGGCCAAAAGTTTCTTATGCTTTATCATTCAGAGGAACAGCTTAAGATAGATCTTTTTGTAGATGATACAATCAGATTTGAAGGTCACAATCTCCTTATCTTCTTTTGGCAGGTTTGGCATAACATTCGAACTGCTTGTGGCGATCAGGCACATTTGATCCATTTGGCTGAAacgttatcccaaaaatttgaAGTACTTTATGAAAAAGAGGTTGGTACCATTCTGCATCtctcccttcttttcttttcagttgTCTTGATGTTTTAGCTTTCATGTCTTAATGATCCTTATTCAAAGCCACGACTTAACAAAACTTCCTCTATTGCTCCTCATTATTTAGGAGTTTCCAGTATTTCAAGTGCTGGGGCAAAGTTATGACATGAGATATCATATATTGTTCATTTCTATAACGTAAATACTTGGTGggaatcaaatttgaaaataagaaTTGAGAATAAAAGATGAATGTTCGTTTGTTCTATAAGATGTTACAAACATGtacttatcaacaaaaaaaaaaaaagatgttacaAACGTGTGCTGATtctttttagcctttttttttttcttttacttcatTATGGTGGGGCATAAGTCATGCAATCAGAAGTGAGGTTGTTCTTACTCTTGAATTCAGAATTTTCAACATTAGGAAGGTAATGATTTTGAATCTTCAAGAATATATGGGGAGGAAGGTTTGCAAAACTTATACTTCCCAAGGCTCTCTAATCTTAAGGATTATTTCCACTTGTGGTCTGATGGCATATATGCCCTAGATAAGCTACTTGCAAAACTttaagaagtagctcaatcggctgggggACTATGCTTCATGAAGcagagatcactagttcaaatctctcattctccctCCCCTTGGGTCAATTacttgcataaaaaaaaaaaaaaataaataaagctacTTGTGAACATAATTAATATACCTGCTCTCCAATCTAGTGCTTTTAGATAAGTTAGCATAAGATCTTTTTTCACTGTGATTTTTTACACAAAGAATTACACAAATGTTCAAATCTACTCTAAATCAACAAAGTTCTATCTCATTGACCTCTGCACTCTGTTTGGAGTCATAATTCCTAACAAAGCATAAGTCAATATGTCTTCTCACTGTTTCCTTTCCACGTGATACTGATGGGCAATAAATGACAGCACCTTGATTCACTTTGACTTTGACTGCACTCTCTGGGctgcattatttttttcatcatcaTGTAGCCGTTCTCTATTTTGTTGCAATCATTTCACTTAACTAACCACTAAGAGAGCAATCTTCTAAGCTGCATTTTTTCTTTCAGCACTACATAGCCTTTCACTATTTCATTGCAGTCAATTTCTCCATACTTGATTCTGTCTCTCTCTATCTTGTTGACTGGATTACGTGCAGGTTCTCAATTTTGTCCAGAAATTTATGGATAATGAAACTGGAGGATGCTCAAGTGCTGAAGCAAAAAACGAGATGGGACATATTAATGAATGCGTGAGAGATATTCCAAAGGCTCCTTCGGATGAGGGCATCTGTAAATTATGTGGTGTGGATAAGGATGTTGAGAATGTTTTGGTGTGTGATATTTGTGATTCAGGGTATCATACATATTGCTTAAATCCACCACTTGCCAAGATTCCTGAAGAAAACTGGTATTGTCCATCCTGTGTTTCTGGTCATTGTATCACTCAAGGATCTTCCCAACATACTGAGGTCATTAGCCGATGCCAGAAAAAGAGAGGTCAAACAAAGTTCAATAACAGAATTCTGGGAACTCTGGCCCATTTAGCAGCTACGATGGAGATGAAGGAGTACTGGGAATACACCATAGAGGAGGTTTGTCCATTGGTACCTTTATATGTCACTTTTGACTGCCTCAATCGAACATGGTTTTTCATTGAGCTGATTGCATATATTAACTTATGCTTTGAGTTTATGCCACCTAAGTCATGTGGCTCTTTGCTCATTGCTTTCTTGACTGACAGTTTGGACTTTTTGAACTCAAATTCCAAAGTATGTAATTAGGATAATCCCTCACTATTATATATCTAGATTTTTGTCTGCATGTCTTGTGTCTGCATTCTGCCAGTTCTGTATTAGAGGAAAATAGAATGATGAGAATTTTCAGATCAAAGACAGTATGATGGTTTAATACTTGATCTTCAGAACCCATATAGTGATCTCTTCTCTGTATGCATTACCTGGAATTCATTTCCAATGTCAGCACATGGTAGATGTTTATGGTCTACTTAAATATGTTGGGTTTCTGAAGGTTGTGTTTACCACATACTGCagtataaatgttatttttcgtGTGTATTAGGTTTATCTAAATCGTTATTGTTTCTATGCTATGTATCACATTTAACTGATTCTGCTTCTGTCTTGGT
This window encodes:
- the LOC132177020 gene encoding equilibrative nucleotide transporter 1-like, yielding MGVTGQIIDGDSESTLLLSAPTTTTSAAATPDNKLPKDTFHFAYIIYFTLGCGYLLPWNAFITAVDYFDYLYPEVSVDRIFAVVYMVVGLVCLLLIILYSRKSHSFVRINVGLALFILALLVVPVMDLVYIKGQVGLYNGFYVTVAVMALCGLADALVQGGVIGAAGELPERYMQAVVAGTAASGVLISLLRIITKAMYPQDANGLRSSANLYFGVGIVVMAVCIVFHNVAHRLPVIKYYNELKAQAVNEEKEEKGPLTGPVWRATLWGIVGRVKWYALGIVLIYIVTLSIFPGYITEDVHSEILKDWYSILLITGYNVFDLVGKSLTAAYLLQNEKVAIGGCAVRLLFFPLFYGCLHGPAFFRTEIPVTILTCLLGLTNGYLTSVLMILAPKVVQLQHAETAGIVLVLFLVFGLAIGSVVSWFWVI